The DNA region CCAAGGTAGTTTTAGGAGATGTTTGTCCTGATAAATACTTCTGTTCAGTGATGCGAGTGATATCGTAATCGTTGGGATAGTTAACTGTACCCACTTCTTGATAATGTTCTTGATCCAAAGTATCGAATTGAAAGCGCAGACTACGATAAGGCAATTCACCATACATATAATCAAAAAAGGTGTCAATCGGCCCAGTGCAAAGTAACCGATGAAACTTAACATCTTTGATAATCTCGCGGTAATCTGCGTTTAGCAGTACCTTAATGTTGGGATGAGCAAGCATCCGCCGGAACATTTCTGTATAGCCTAGTTTAGGCATAGCCTGATAAGGGTCTTGAAAATAACGGTCATCCCGACTGATATAAACTGGAACGCGTCCCGTTACCCCCCGATCGAGATCCTCTGGTTTCATTCCCCACTGTTTGATTGTGTAATGGAGAAAAACATTTTCATAAATGTAATCAGCTAAAAAGGTGAGATCGCCACTAGCACTCTCTCGCAGTTTTAAAATAGGTACTTTCACTCCAAAACCGAAGTTTTCTAGAAGCAAATTCTCTAGCTTCTCTGCATATTTCTCAGGAAAA from Nostoc commune NIES-4072 includes:
- the glf gene encoding UDP-galactopyranose mutase, giving the protein MLFDWLIVGAGYSACVMAERLATQLGQRVLIVEQRDHIGGNAYDYYNEHGILVHKYGPHIFHTKSKKVWDYLSQFTEWRHYYHHVLGVLEGKKVPIPFNLNSLHALFPEKYAEKLENLLLENFGFGVKVPILKLRESASGDLTFLADYIYENVFLHYTIKQWGMKPEDLDRGVTGRVPVYISRDDRYFQDPYQAMPKLGYTEMFRRMLAHPNIKVLLNADYREIIKDVKFHRLLCTGPIDTFFDYMYGELPYRSLRFQFDTLDQEHYQEVGTVNYPNDYDITRITEQKYLSGQTSPKTTLVMEYPQAYVPGRNDPYYPILNEESRDRLSLYLKEVEKLNGTVLFAGRLGDYKYYDMDHAVLRALGLFEKEIANSM